In a single window of the Anaerobaca lacustris genome:
- a CDS encoding thiamine-phosphate kinase, producing MRPHEDDITAWFHQQSRIDPSLFPIGIGDDMAEVCLGDAASVLITTDMLLDGSHFDLTTATLEQVGYKAMVASLSDCAAMATVPLAAVVAVALPPGFGQSRLKQLYAGIALAAEKYDCPLIGGDITSWRQSHPFAVNVTMLSRRAANAPVRRNGAKAGDAVCVTGSLGGSLLRKHLAFEPRVREALKLAQTVTLNAMMDISDGLSTDLNRICEQSGVGAILDAASIPISDDARTLADPLAAALHDGEDFELLFTLASEQCTRLMQAWDDPTPISQIGRIAEGSGMKVRMPDGRMAELTPGGYDHLNEPE from the coding sequence ATGAGACCGCACGAAGACGACATCACCGCGTGGTTCCACCAGCAGAGCCGCATCGATCCATCACTGTTTCCCATTGGTATCGGGGACGACATGGCCGAAGTGTGCCTGGGCGATGCCGCATCGGTCCTGATCACCACCGACATGCTGCTCGACGGCTCGCACTTCGATCTGACGACCGCGACGCTCGAACAGGTCGGCTACAAGGCCATGGTCGCCAGTCTGAGCGACTGCGCCGCGATGGCCACGGTCCCGCTGGCGGCGGTTGTGGCGGTGGCGCTGCCGCCTGGTTTCGGGCAAAGCCGGCTCAAGCAACTGTACGCCGGGATCGCCCTCGCGGCCGAGAAGTACGATTGTCCGCTCATTGGTGGGGACATCACCTCGTGGCGGCAGAGCCATCCCTTTGCCGTCAACGTCACGATGCTGAGCCGACGGGCAGCAAACGCGCCGGTCCGGCGAAACGGCGCCAAAGCCGGCGACGCCGTCTGTGTGACCGGCTCGCTCGGCGGCTCGCTGCTGCGAAAGCACCTGGCGTTCGAGCCGCGCGTCCGCGAGGCGCTGAAGCTCGCGCAGACGGTGACTCTCAACGCCATGATGGACATCAGCGACGGTCTGAGCACCGACCTCAACCGCATCTGCGAGCAGAGCGGCGTCGGCGCGATCCTCGATGCGGCGAGCATCCCGATCTCCGACGATGCCAGGACGCTGGCCGACCCGCTGGCGGCGGCGCTGCACGACGGGGAGGACTTCGAATTGCTTTTCACGCTGGCGTCCGAGCAGTGCACGCGGCTGATGCAGGCGTGGGACGACCCGACGCCGATCTCGCAGATCGGCCGGATCGCCGAAGGCAGCGGAATGAAGGTACGAATGCCTGACGGACGGATGGCCGAGTTGACTCCCGGCGGATACGACCATTTGAACGAGCCCGAATGA
- a CDS encoding type IV pilus modification PilV family protein, with amino-acid sequence MTTDRTRRTKTVRPGFTLAEATLAMVLLGIAAAGVLLPFSGGAAAQAEGARRTLGAVLANDLIERIAGTPFDLIVDTYDGWDEAEGQQGTGDSQYAHFSREATCAWDPDQDFFILATVTVRYQGRPVATIQRLIGK; translated from the coding sequence ATGACTACTGATCGAACCAGACGAACCAAAACGGTCCGGCCGGGCTTCACGCTGGCCGAAGCGACGTTGGCGATGGTGCTGCTCGGAATAGCCGCCGCCGGCGTCCTGCTGCCATTTTCGGGCGGCGCCGCCGCACAAGCCGAGGGCGCACGCCGCACCTTGGGCGCGGTGCTGGCCAACGACCTGATCGAGCGGATCGCAGGCACCCCGTTCGATCTGATCGTCGATACGTATGACGGCTGGGACGAGGCCGAAGGGCAGCAGGGCACGGGTGATTCGCAGTACGCCCATTTCAGCCGCGAAGCGACGTGCGCATGGGACCCGGACCAGGACTTCTTCATCCTGGCCACTGTGACCGTCCGGTATCAGGGACGGCCCGTCGCCACCATCCAACGTTTGATCGGCAAATGA
- the argH gene encoding argininosuccinate lyase, with translation MTDKQRSWEKRLAAGPDELTVNYVESLSYDTRLYKYDIVGSIAHATMLAERKLITQTELKAIKNGLIEISEQIEAGRFRFDKAHEDVHMAIEAALIEKIGEPGKKLHTARSRNDQVATDVRLWLRDEIEGQQAAIVQLQKAFVQLAGKHTNDLMPAYTHLQRAQPIVIGAYLLSFVEQLERDFIRLTNCRNLLNVSPLGSGAIAGSTLAIDRLSTACQLAFADIAHSSIDAISDRDFCAEFIFDCALTGAHLSRFAEDWILFSSNEFDFIRIDDAFCTSSSMMPQKRNPDVLELMRGKTGSLYGALIGMLTILKGQPSGYNRDLQEDKIHLFAAADTVRASLEMARAVVAHTQFKTARIAAGLDAGFLDATALAEYLVGKGVPFRAAHGVVGALVSLCEKDGRSLSQVSLETFKEHTPQIDADVYDYLGARHVVQRYASAGAAGPQQVKERIAYWKKHLAER, from the coding sequence ATGACAGACAAGCAACGGAGCTGGGAGAAGCGGCTCGCCGCCGGGCCCGACGAACTGACGGTCAACTACGTCGAGTCGCTGTCGTACGACACACGGCTCTACAAGTATGACATCGTCGGCTCCATCGCGCACGCCACGATGCTGGCCGAGCGCAAGCTGATTACCCAGACGGAGTTGAAAGCGATCAAGAACGGCCTGATCGAGATCAGCGAACAGATCGAGGCCGGACGCTTCCGTTTCGACAAGGCCCATGAAGACGTTCACATGGCCATCGAGGCGGCCCTGATCGAGAAGATCGGCGAGCCGGGCAAGAAGCTCCACACCGCCCGCAGCCGAAACGATCAGGTGGCCACCGACGTCCGCCTGTGGCTGCGCGACGAGATCGAGGGCCAGCAGGCCGCCATCGTCCAGCTCCAGAAGGCCTTCGTCCAACTGGCGGGCAAGCATACCAACGACCTGATGCCCGCCTACACCCACTTGCAGCGGGCCCAGCCCATCGTCATCGGCGCGTATCTGCTGAGCTTCGTCGAACAGCTCGAACGCGACTTCATCCGCCTGACCAACTGCCGCAATCTGCTGAACGTCTCTCCGTTGGGCAGCGGGGCGATCGCCGGCTCGACGCTGGCCATCGACCGGCTCAGCACGGCCTGCCAGTTGGCCTTTGCCGACATCGCCCACAGCAGCATCGACGCGATCAGCGACCGCGACTTCTGCGCCGAGTTCATCTTCGATTGCGCCCTGACGGGCGCGCACCTGTCGAGGTTCGCCGAGGACTGGATCCTGTTTTCCTCGAACGAGTTCGACTTCATTCGGATCGACGACGCCTTCTGCACGTCGTCGAGCATGATGCCGCAGAAGCGCAACCCCGACGTGCTCGAACTGATGCGGGGCAAGACCGGCTCGCTCTACGGCGCCCTGATCGGAATGCTGACGATCCTCAAGGGTCAGCCGTCCGGCTACAATCGCGACCTGCAGGAGGACAAGATTCACCTGTTCGCGGCCGCCGACACGGTTCGGGCCTCGCTGGAGATGGCCCGTGCGGTAGTGGCCCATACGCAGTTCAAGACGGCCAGGATCGCCGCCGGCCTGGATGCGGGTTTCCTCGACGCTACGGCGCTGGCCGAATACCTCGTGGGCAAGGGCGTGCCGTTCCGTGCCGCCCATGGCGTTGTCGGGGCGCTCGTGTCGCTGTGCGAAAAGGACGGGCGTTCGCTGTCGCAGGTGTCGCTGGAGACGTTCAAAGAGCACACGCCGCAGATCGACGCCGACGTGTACGACTATCTTGGCGCGCGCCACGTGGTGCAGCGTTACGCCTCGGCCGGCGCCGCCGGACCGCAGCAGGTCAAGGAACGGATCGCGTACTGGAAGAAGCATCTGGCCGAGCGATGA
- a CDS encoding prepilin-type N-terminal cleavage/methylation domain-containing protein, translating to MRRTRGFTLVEILIVVVLLGVLAAIVIPSFANSATVAKAGSMATNLNMLRRFVLVYTSQHQEVAPGYTAGPGSALSADVFADQALLASNVQGDTAVRGTAGYGYGPYLSKIPTNPFNQLATIQMLGDGDDFPAEADNSHGWIYKAATGEIRPGNSGTDDAGTAYYDY from the coding sequence ATGCGTAGGACAAGAGGCTTCACGCTGGTCGAGATCCTGATCGTTGTGGTGCTGCTCGGCGTCCTGGCGGCCATCGTGATCCCGTCGTTTGCCAACAGCGCCACCGTCGCCAAGGCCGGCTCGATGGCGACGAACCTGAACATGCTTCGGCGGTTCGTGCTGGTCTACACCAGTCAGCACCAGGAGGTCGCGCCAGGCTATACGGCCGGCCCCGGCTCGGCGCTCAGCGCCGATGTGTTTGCGGACCAGGCATTGCTGGCAAGCAACGTCCAGGGCGACACCGCCGTGCGGGGGACCGCCGGCTATGGATACGGACCTTACCTGTCGAAGATCCCGACGAACCCGTTCAACCAACTGGCGACGATCCAGATGCTGGGTGACGGGGACGACTTCCCGGCCGAGGCGGACAACAGTCACGGCTGGATCTACAAGGCTGCCACGGGCGAGATCCGTCCGGGCAACAGCGGGACCGACGACGCGGGGACCGCGTACTATGACTACTGA
- a CDS encoding GIY-YIG nuclease family protein, whose protein sequence is MPMGKVYYVYIASNQSRTLYVGVTNNIRRRITEHKAGEIEGFTRRYHIGTLVYFEPFGDVYAAIRREKQIKHWRREKKLALIATENPDWHDLSEGWF, encoded by the coding sequence ATGCCGATGGGGAAAGTCTACTACGTCTACATCGCATCGAACCAATCTCGGACGTTGTATGTGGGCGTGACGAACAATATCCGACGGCGAATCACCGAGCACAAAGCAGGTGAAATCGAGGGCTTCACGCGTCGGTACCACATCGGTACGCTTGTGTACTTCGAGCCGTTCGGCGACGTTTACGCGGCCATTCGACGCGAGAAACAGATCAAACACTGGCGACGGGAGAAGAAACTTGCGCTCATCGCCACCGAGAATCCCGACTGGCACGACCTGAGCGAGGGATGGTTCTGA
- a CDS encoding silent information regulator protein Sir2, producing the protein MMHARKIRRAVVVTMIVLPACLVCAGAERLDRGLVAVPREDGSVFLSWRLLARDTEQTRFSLVRREGSGAEVVLTASPYRLTNFVDKGAWGSDGVARRYELRVHPAGDAAVSETAYATVKQDSRPYIRIPLAGDYDFQKVGIGDLTGDGALEFLIKQPNFNTDPYQQPGYWKPSTTTYKIEAYRLDGTMLWHHDMGWSIEAGIWYSPWVVYDMDGDGKAEVYCKAGEGDPRDEKGLVQTGPEWLVKLDGETGRIVAKTEWLSRDGYPSYNYYCRNFLAVAYLDGKTPSIIMQRGTYNLIKTQAMDKDFKTLWYWDSTQEERRYAGQGSHGLITADVTGDGRDELVIGAAVLDGRGKGLWSLEMGHPDICYVADIDPSNPGLEIYYGFESRQKTDGMCVVDAKTGRKLWGHKEPTFHLHGQGMAADVLAEHPGMEVLAGERDYPKRWLYSATGELIETDGELPLSPRPLWWDDDPQKEVLFGRTIRKWNGPTLGTVEGRVIAVMDCLGDHREEIVTSLPGEIRIYTTTIPSQQRRLCLLEDRQYRLGVVAQTMGYYYPAQLGK; encoded by the coding sequence ATGATGCACGCACGAAAGATACGCCGAGCAGTTGTCGTGACAATGATCGTCTTGCCGGCCTGCCTGGTCTGCGCCGGCGCTGAACGCCTGGACCGGGGCCTGGTCGCCGTGCCGCGCGAGGATGGTTCGGTCTTTCTCAGTTGGCGTCTGCTGGCCCGCGATACGGAGCAGACGCGCTTCTCGCTCGTGCGCCGGGAGGGCTCGGGGGCGGAAGTTGTGCTGACCGCGTCGCCGTACCGATTGACGAACTTCGTCGACAAAGGCGCCTGGGGCTCGGACGGGGTCGCGCGCCGGTACGAGTTGCGCGTGCATCCGGCGGGCGACGCGGCCGTCTCAGAAACCGCGTACGCCACGGTCAAGCAGGACTCGCGCCCCTATATCCGCATCCCGCTTGCGGGCGATTACGATTTTCAGAAGGTGGGCATCGGCGATCTGACCGGGGACGGCGCGCTCGAATTCCTCATCAAGCAGCCCAACTTCAACACCGACCCGTATCAGCAGCCGGGTTATTGGAAGCCCAGCACGACCACCTACAAGATCGAAGCGTATCGTCTCGACGGTACGATGCTGTGGCACCACGACATGGGCTGGTCGATCGAGGCGGGCATCTGGTACTCGCCCTGGGTCGTCTACGACATGGACGGCGACGGCAAGGCCGAGGTCTACTGCAAGGCGGGCGAGGGCGATCCGCGCGATGAGAAGGGCCTCGTGCAGACGGGCCCCGAGTGGCTCGTCAAGCTCGACGGCGAGACCGGCCGCATCGTGGCGAAGACCGAGTGGCTCAGCCGGGACGGATACCCGAGCTACAATTACTACTGCCGCAATTTCCTCGCCGTCGCCTACCTCGACGGCAAGACCCCGTCCATCATCATGCAGCGGGGCACGTACAACCTGATCAAAACGCAGGCGATGGACAAGGACTTCAAGACCCTCTGGTACTGGGACTCGACCCAGGAAGAGCGCCGGTACGCGGGCCAGGGCTCGCACGGCCTGATCACGGCCGACGTGACCGGCGACGGACGCGATGAGCTGGTCATCGGCGCGGCCGTGCTCGACGGCCGGGGCAAGGGGCTCTGGTCGCTCGAGATGGGCCATCCGGATATCTGCTACGTCGCGGATATCGATCCGTCCAATCCGGGCCTGGAGATCTACTACGGCTTCGAATCGCGACAGAAGACCGACGGGATGTGCGTGGTGGACGCCAAAACGGGCCGCAAGCTGTGGGGACATAAAGAGCCGACGTTTCACCTGCACGGCCAGGGCATGGCCGCCGACGTGCTCGCCGAGCATCCCGGCATGGAGGTGCTGGCGGGCGAACGCGACTATCCGAAGCGATGGCTCTACAGCGCGACCGGTGAATTGATCGAGACTGACGGCGAGCTGCCGCTGTCGCCCCGCCCACTGTGGTGGGATGACGACCCGCAGAAGGAGGTGCTCTTCGGGCGGACGATCCGCAAGTGGAACGGCCCGACGCTGGGAACGGTCGAGGGCCGCGTGATCGCCGTGATGGACTGCCTCGGCGACCATCGTGAAGAGATCGTCACGAGCCTGCCGGGCGAAATTCGCATCTACACCACGACGATCCCCTCGCAGCAGAGGCGCCTCTGCCTGCTCGAAGATCGTCAGTATCGTCTGGGCGTCGTCGCCCAGACGATGGGATACTACTATCCCGCGCAGCTCGGGAAGTAG
- a CDS encoding alpha-L-fucosidase gives MRRKISPRSGLVAAIALAMIGSLFVPTAVAETQEERDARMQWWREARFGMFVHWGLYSGLAGTWNDKPVGTRGGMEWLQQRVRADTWEYAHQAVPKFQPAEGFAKEWARLAKEAGCRYVVFTTKHHDGFGLFDSQYTTYDAHDLVGRDLCKEITDAIRAEGMKVGYYHSVIDWHHPQYDYDKANQLPHPLRGRPSPNGPRNHDIYVDYLHHQARELFSNYGRLDVIWWDYSKEGNEGPFWRSDELMAMARQLQPGIISNNRLYHIPDIERDDSSDRLRKWKPEHGDFTTPEQTIPSTGIPGVDWEVCMTMNTTWGYSEHDDAWKSNETLIRNLVDIVSKGGNYLLNIGPKGDGSIPQQSIDSMRAIGNWMAVNGEAIYATSASPFEQPAWGRYTKKPGKLYAHVFAWPADGQLSIPLKGQRVAKAYLLADAGRTALKTQTTSDGVTIQLPSRAPDAIASVIAIEY, from the coding sequence ATGAGACGAAAGATATCCCCCCGATCCGGCCTTGTCGCGGCGATTGCCCTGGCAATGATCGGTTCGCTGTTTGTCCCGACAGCGGTTGCCGAGACCCAGGAAGAGCGGGACGCTCGAATGCAGTGGTGGCGGGAGGCGCGGTTCGGCATGTTCGTGCACTGGGGCCTGTATTCGGGGCTGGCCGGGACGTGGAACGACAAACCCGTAGGCACGCGGGGCGGGATGGAATGGCTCCAGCAGCGGGTCCGCGCCGACACGTGGGAGTATGCCCATCAGGCGGTGCCGAAGTTCCAGCCGGCCGAAGGCTTTGCCAAGGAGTGGGCCAGGCTCGCCAAAGAGGCGGGCTGCCGCTACGTGGTCTTCACCACCAAGCACCACGACGGCTTCGGCCTGTTCGACTCGCAATATACGACCTACGATGCGCACGACCTCGTGGGCCGCGACCTGTGCAAGGAGATCACCGACGCGATCCGCGCCGAAGGGATGAAGGTGGGCTATTACCACTCGGTCATCGACTGGCACCACCCGCAGTACGACTACGACAAGGCCAACCAGTTGCCCCACCCGCTTCGCGGCCGGCCTTCGCCGAACGGCCCGCGCAACCACGACATCTACGTGGACTATCTGCACCATCAGGCCCGCGAGCTGTTCAGCAATTACGGCAGGCTCGACGTCATCTGGTGGGACTATTCCAAGGAAGGCAACGAGGGGCCCTTCTGGCGGTCGGATGAGCTGATGGCGATGGCCCGGCAGTTGCAGCCGGGGATCATCTCGAACAACCGCCTCTATCACATCCCGGATATCGAACGCGACGACTCCTCGGACCGGCTGCGCAAGTGGAAACCCGAGCACGGCGACTTCACCACGCCCGAGCAGACCATCCCCTCGACCGGCATCCCCGGCGTCGATTGGGAAGTCTGCATGACGATGAACACCACCTGGGGCTATTCCGAGCATGACGATGCGTGGAAATCAAACGAGACGCTGATTCGCAACCTCGTCGATATCGTCTCCAAAGGCGGCAACTACCTGCTCAACATCGGCCCCAAGGGCGACGGCTCGATCCCCCAGCAGAGCATCGATTCGATGCGCGCCATCGGCAACTGGATGGCCGTCAACGGCGAGGCGATCTACGCGACGAGCGCCAGCCCGTTCGAGCAGCCCGCCTGGGGCCGCTACACCAAAAAACCCGGCAAGCTCTACGCCCACGTCTTCGCATGGCCGGCCGACGGCCAGTTGTCGATCCCGCTCAAAGGACAGCGCGTTGCCAAGGCCTACCTGCTGGCCGATGCCGGCCGGACCGCCCTCAAGACCCAGACCACTTCGGACGGCGTGACGATCCAACTGCCCAGCCGGGCGCCCGACGCCATCGCTTCCGTGATCGCA
- a CDS encoding type II secretion system protein, with protein sequence MKAQKGFTLVEILIVVVILGILAAIVVPQFTQASTEAKTNSLCSNLQSMRSQIELYKVQHNDTAPAQATFEDQMIYCTDINGNIEGGGSKARNAAAGFIYGPYLERIPQNPFNNLATLGDFGTVDNSVGWGYNEATGEIHAADGGTTAGGTAHADL encoded by the coding sequence ATGAAGGCACAAAAAGGCTTTACGTTGGTGGAAATCCTGATCGTCGTGGTCATTCTCGGCATCCTGGCCGCGATCGTCGTCCCGCAGTTCACCCAGGCCAGCACCGAGGCCAAGACCAACAGTCTGTGCAGCAATCTCCAGTCGATGCGTTCGCAGATCGAGCTGTACAAGGTGCAGCACAATGACACAGCGCCTGCCCAGGCTACATTCGAGGATCAGATGATCTACTGCACCGATATCAACGGCAATATCGAGGGTGGCGGGAGCAAAGCGCGGAATGCAGCGGCTGGTTTCATCTATGGTCCCTATCTGGAGAGGATTCCCCAGAACCCGTTCAACAACCTGGCTACTCTCGGTGATTTTGGTACCGTCGATAACAGCGTGGGCTGGGGATACAACGAAGCCACTGGCGAGATCCACGCGGCGGACGGCGGGACTACGGCTGGCGGCACGGCACATGCAGATCTCTAA
- a CDS encoding prepilin-type N-terminal cleavage/methylation domain-containing protein, protein MKRSRGFTLVELAIVVIVLAVVAAIVVPRFSAAGVAESRMDDLCNHLQLLRSQIELYKVQHGGLPPMRTADGEIDFDPTFEQMRYCTDTDGNVKSDRPKTKRDDVHIYGPYLDRVPRNPFNGSDSLVRARSRDEVPVAGGAGWAYVPETGEIYANHSAHHAGL, encoded by the coding sequence ATGAAGAGGAGCAGGGGCTTTACGTTGGTCGAGCTGGCGATCGTGGTGATCGTGCTGGCGGTGGTGGCGGCCATTGTGGTGCCGCGGTTCAGCGCCGCCGGGGTTGCCGAGAGCCGGATGGACGATCTGTGCAACCACCTCCAGTTGCTGCGTTCGCAGATCGAATTGTACAAGGTCCAGCACGGCGGGCTGCCACCGATGCGGACCGCCGACGGCGAGATCGACTTCGACCCGACCTTCGAGCAGATGCGCTACTGCACCGACACCGACGGCAACGTCAAATCCGACCGACCCAAAACGAAGCGGGACGACGTGCACATCTACGGTCCCTATCTCGACCGCGTCCCGCGCAACCCCTTCAACGGCAGCGACAGTCTCGTCCGGGCCCGTAGCCGGGACGAGGTCCCCGTAGCGGGCGGCGCCGGATGGGCCTACGTGCCCGAGACCGGCGAAATCTACGCCAACCACAGCGCCCACCATGCGGGGTTGTGA
- a CDS encoding PilW family protein, whose translation MKPETAIRHQRRGFTLAELLVTLVVTAIVLSAVATLAFALRSGVQAGSDAAEAQAQLRLATLHITESVRLARMVCAAPGNDLVLWVHTERDNSDHRINVNELVYIERGDDLDIVGLCWFDAAEGSNAEVSLADLALAQTKANLLSNHDHTQVTLVEPCRNVQFGLWDGDGLMLNPATDAVWKTRRLAIAFERIENGAAGQYQIGATLLASAEHLINDAGDGLVSEDDDV comes from the coding sequence ATGAAACCAGAGACGGCAATTCGACATCAAAGGCGTGGTTTCACACTGGCCGAGCTGCTCGTGACGCTGGTCGTCACCGCGATCGTTCTGTCGGCGGTGGCGACGCTGGCCTTTGCGCTGAGAAGCGGCGTGCAGGCCGGCAGCGACGCAGCCGAGGCGCAGGCCCAGCTTCGCCTGGCGACGTTGCACATCACCGAATCGGTCCGCCTGGCGCGCATGGTCTGCGCGGCGCCCGGCAACGACCTGGTCCTCTGGGTGCATACCGAGCGCGACAACAGCGACCATCGGATCAACGTCAACGAGCTGGTGTACATCGAACGGGGCGACGACCTGGACATCGTCGGCCTGTGCTGGTTCGACGCCGCCGAGGGCAGCAACGCCGAGGTCTCGCTGGCCGACCTGGCGCTGGCCCAGACCAAGGCGAACCTTCTGTCCAATCACGACCACACGCAGGTGACGCTGGTCGAGCCGTGTCGGAACGTGCAATTCGGTCTCTGGGACGGGGACGGTCTGATGCTGAATCCGGCGACGGATGCCGTCTGGAAGACGCGCCGGCTGGCGATCGCGTTCGAGCGGATCGAGAACGGGGCGGCCGGGCAGTATCAGATCGGCGCGACGCTGCTGGCCTCGGCCGAGCACCTGATCAACGACGCCGGCGACGGCCTCGTGAGCGAGGACGACGATGTGTAA
- the tsaE gene encoding tRNA (adenosine(37)-N6)-threonylcarbamoyltransferase complex ATPase subunit type 1 TsaE, giving the protein MEELITSHSAEQTMALGRALGGRLRGGEVLAIVGPLGSGKTHLIKGIAEGAGAPNARQVNSPTFVLVNEYAGRLDLYHIDAYRLDSVAEFEMLGFDDLCYPESVVLIEWADRVEAAVAATNPIRVILSHAGPHTRTIHITDAPEYLHVL; this is encoded by the coding sequence GTGGAAGAGCTAATAACATCCCATTCAGCGGAACAGACGATGGCGCTGGGCCGGGCCCTGGGCGGGCGGCTGCGAGGCGGTGAGGTGCTCGCTATTGTCGGCCCGCTCGGCAGCGGCAAGACCCATCTGATCAAGGGCATCGCCGAGGGCGCCGGCGCGCCGAACGCCCGGCAGGTGAACAGTCCGACGTTCGTTCTCGTCAACGAGTACGCCGGGCGACTCGACCTGTACCACATCGACGCCTACCGTCTCGATTCGGTCGCCGAGTTCGAGATGCTCGGGTTCGACGATTTGTGTTACCCGGAATCGGTTGTATTGATCGAATGGGCTGACCGGGTCGAAGCGGCGGTCGCCGCTACAAACCCGATTCGCGTCATCCTGTCCCACGCCGGACCGCACACCCGCACCATCCACATCACCGATGCCCCGGAGTATCTCCACGTCCTCTAA